From Desulfurispira natronophila:
TTCCCGATATGAAACCAGAGGTATGGGAGGGGCTGCTGGCGGAAATGTCGCTATGAGCAGCCATGCGCCACGAAGTGATGACAAAAACAAAGACTCTGCATCGTGAATAGGTGCCGTTTACTAAGACCTTTTTAGTTACAGCAAGTTAATTGAGGTGTAATGTGCTGGCAGCAATTGTATTGGCAGCGGGCAAGGGAACCCGCATGAAATCACAACTTCCCAAGGTTCTGCATCCTGTGGCGGGACAGCCCATGGTCAGCTGCGTTTTGCAGGCAGCTCGCCGTGCAGGTGTTCAGCAGGCGGTGGTTGTCTATGGCCATGGGGGCGAGTTGGTGCCTCAGTCGCTGCAGGCGACTTTTAGCGACCTGAGTTTTGCGCGACAAGAAGAGCTCAATGGCACGGCCAAGGCGGTGGAAGCAGCTTTGCCTGCTCTGAGTGCCGATTGCCGGGAAGTTTTGGTTCTTTGCGGCGATACACCTTTGCTGGATGGTCAGACGCTGCAGGATTTCATTGATGTTCATCGCTGCAGCGCTCACCAGGTTTCCATACTTTCTGCGGTGATTGACGAGCCCGCCAGTTATGGTCGCATTTTACGTGATCCCGAAGGTCAGGTAACCGGCATTGTGGAGGCCAAGGATGCCACAGCGCAGCAGCTGGCTATAAAAGAGGTTAACAGCGGTATCTATCTGGTTCAGCGCGATTTCCTGCAATGGGCACTGCCTCGAATAGGTTGCGACAATGCCCAAGGCGAATACTATCTGCCGGATATTGTCGGTCTGGCGGTCGAGCATGACAAGGGAGTGGGGGCGGTGGCCTGTGCCGATTACACCACTACCATGGGGGTCAACTCCCGCCAGGAGCTGGCGGTTGCCAGTCAGGTTCTCTTTCGGCGCAAGTGCCATGAGCTTATGGCCCAGGGCGTAACCATTATAGATCCAGAGCGCACCTGTATTGAGTATAATGTGCAGGTGGGAACGGATACTACCATCTATCCCAATGTCTATCTTGAGCGGGGCACGGAGGTGGGGCATAATTGCCTTATTCGTCAGGGCTGTACGCTTATTGCCTCCCGCCTGGGTGACAACTGCATCCTCAAGGACGGCTCGTATCTGGAAGAAGCCAGTGTGGGCAACAGCGTCAGTGTTGGCCCCTATGCTCATCTGCGTCCTGGAAGCCAACTTGACGAGCACGTCAAGATCGGCAACTTTGTGGAGATCAAAAAAAGCACTATTGGTGCACACAGCAAGGTGTCCCATCTGACCTATATCGGAGATGCCCAGGTGGGACGTGATGTCAATATTGGTTGTGGTACCATTACGTGCAATTACGACGGTTTTAATAAATATCGTACTGTGCTGGAAGATGGCGTATTCGTGGGAAGCGATACCCAGCTGGTGGCACCGGTACGGGTGGGTCAGGGCGCCATGGTGGGT
This genomic window contains:
- the glmU gene encoding bifunctional UDP-N-acetylglucosamine diphosphorylase/glucosamine-1-phosphate N-acetyltransferase GlmU; protein product: MRCNVLAAIVLAAGKGTRMKSQLPKVLHPVAGQPMVSCVLQAARRAGVQQAVVVYGHGGELVPQSLQATFSDLSFARQEELNGTAKAVEAALPALSADCREVLVLCGDTPLLDGQTLQDFIDVHRCSAHQVSILSAVIDEPASYGRILRDPEGQVTGIVEAKDATAQQLAIKEVNSGIYLVQRDFLQWALPRIGCDNAQGEYYLPDIVGLAVEHDKGVGAVACADYTTTMGVNSRQELAVASQVLFRRKCHELMAQGVTIIDPERTCIEYNVQVGTDTTIYPNVYLERGTEVGHNCLIRQGCTLIASRLGDNCILKDGSYLEEASVGNSVSVGPYAHLRPGSQLDEHVKIGNFVEIKKSTIGAHSKVSHLTYIGDAQVGRDVNIGCGTITCNYDGFNKYRTVLEDGVFVGSDTQLVAPVRVGQGAMVGAGTTVTEDVPADSLVLSRVRQKVIGGWAARFRHQQNEKS